A single window of Rickettsiella endosymbiont of Dermanyssus gallinae DNA harbors:
- a CDS encoding DNA polymerase III subunit chi, translated as MPNVDFYLLNTASKQDSYRFLCRLVEKAYQQQNHAYIHTSSLEEAQCLDDLLWTFRDISFIPHQIGETSDALFPPSILIGTDKPKQQSADILFNLTQEAPPFFSQFSRIIEVVCEEKDHKIQARKKYKVYKEQNCPLTTHNISLPC; from the coding sequence ATGCCAAATGTTGATTTTTATTTATTAAATACCGCTAGCAAACAAGACAGCTACCGTTTTCTCTGTCGTTTAGTAGAAAAAGCCTACCAGCAGCAAAATCACGCTTATATCCACACCAGTTCTTTAGAAGAAGCGCAATGCCTAGATGACTTATTATGGACTTTTAGAGATATCAGTTTCATCCCACATCAGATAGGTGAGACAAGCGATGCCTTGTTTCCGCCTTCTATACTGATTGGTACCGACAAACCCAAACAACAATCGGCGGATATTTTATTTAATCTTACACAAGAAGCACCACCCTTTTTCAGCCAATTTTCACGCATCATTGAAGTCGTATGCGAAGAAAAAGACCATAAAATACAAGCTCGTAAAAAATATAAGGTTTATAAAGAACAAAACTGCCCGTTAACAACACATAACATAAGCTTACCATGCTAG
- the ppa gene encoding inorganic diphosphatase, translating to MSALVKIGPGKKTPDEINVVIEIPSHSDPIKYEVDKETGALCVDRFLGTAMYYPCNYGYVPQTLSEDGDPVDVLVVAPFPLLIGCVIACRPVGMLEMEDESGIDAKILAVPIDKLSTLYHGVKTWEDLPSQLTDSIKHFFEHYKDLEKNKWAKVKAWKGVKYAQEEILTSIKRYK from the coding sequence ATGAGCGCGCTTGTTAAAATTGGACCAGGTAAAAAAACGCCGGATGAAATCAATGTAGTGATAGAAATTCCTAGTCACAGTGATCCCATTAAATATGAGGTTGATAAAGAGACGGGTGCTTTATGTGTAGACCGATTCTTAGGCACAGCAATGTACTATCCATGCAACTATGGTTATGTACCTCAAACCTTGTCAGAAGATGGGGACCCCGTGGATGTGTTGGTTGTTGCACCATTCCCTTTGTTAATTGGCTGTGTCATTGCCTGTAGACCGGTCGGTATGTTGGAAATGGAAGATGAATCGGGTATTGATGCCAAGATTTTAGCGGTTCCCATTGATAAGCTGTCAACACTTTATCATGGGGTAAAGACCTGGGAAGATTTACCTTCACAATTAACCGATAGTATTAAGCACTTTTTTGAGCATTATAAAGATCTTGAGAAAAATAAATGGGCCAAAGTGAAAGCGTGGAAGGGTGTTAAATATGCCCAAGAAGAAATTTTGACGAGTATTAAACGTTACAAATAA
- a CDS encoding valine--tRNA ligase — protein MLDKTYNSKQIEATWRERWENNTYFQPSGKGEAYCIVLPPPNVTGSLHMGHGFQVTLMDALIRYQRMCGKNVLWQGGTDHAGIATQMVVERQLLAQGKTRHDLGREKFLESVWEWKTKSGGMITQQLRCMGASIDWSRERFTRDPEFSTAVEKVFVDLYQKGLIYKGKRLVNWDPQLLTAVSDLEVINQEEQGSLWTILYPLADSPDLFLSVATTRPETLLGDVAVAVHPDDPRFQKFIGKKLQLPLSDRLIPIVADNSVDPAFGSGCVKITPAHDFNDYALAQRHHLESINIFTPNAHLNESVPKSYQGLERFEARQRIVKDLEALGLLEKIEAHTLKIPRGDRSGVIIEPYLTDQWFMSMKPLAKPAIDAIHNEELDFIPETWRKVSLQWLENIEDWCISRQLWWGHRIPAWYDEEGEIYVGQDEDSVRKYYALPDSIVLKQDEDVLDTWFSSALWPFVTLGWPTSTQELKTFYPTNVLVTGFDIIFFWVVRMLMMGLHFMGEVPFKQVYVTGLIRDHDGQKMSKSKGNVLDPLDVTQGISLEALIKKRCQGLMQPQMAKKIEQATRQQFPKGIAAFGMDALRFTYCALASPTRDIRFDLNRTEGYRNFCNKLWNAARFVLMHTENQTVCSTPTTLSMPVNRAFRSQLQSTTAAMHAHFQTYRFDLMAQTIYEFVWNEFCDWYLELAKPMLLKTDAPEAQQETRANLIEILEICLRLLHPLMPFITEEIWQSIAPLAGKTGETIMLQAYPRINEAERDPSAEESLAWIKQVVTTIRTLRSEMGIAPGKKIPLLLAKGNENDRENSVLFAADIINLAKLSDISWLNEQKAAETTGPSTMGLVGTLEILIPMAGLIDTNAEIQRLEKEINKIEQEIGRAQSKLSNKAFISNAPSEIVEQENKRLSDFTAQQLKLREQLQSLQKI, from the coding sequence ATGCTAGATAAAACCTATAACTCAAAACAGATTGAAGCCACGTGGCGCGAACGTTGGGAAAATAACACGTATTTTCAACCGAGTGGAAAAGGAGAAGCGTACTGTATTGTGCTGCCTCCTCCGAATGTGACCGGTAGTCTACATATGGGGCATGGCTTTCAAGTCACATTAATGGATGCTTTGATCCGCTATCAGCGCATGTGCGGAAAAAATGTATTGTGGCAAGGCGGTACGGATCATGCCGGTATTGCCACACAAATGGTGGTAGAACGCCAACTATTGGCACAAGGAAAAACACGCCACGATTTAGGGCGAGAAAAATTTTTAGAATCTGTGTGGGAATGGAAAACCAAATCAGGCGGCATGATCACTCAGCAATTACGTTGCATGGGAGCATCCATTGATTGGTCGCGTGAACGTTTTACGCGTGATCCCGAATTTTCAACGGCTGTAGAAAAAGTATTCGTTGATTTATACCAAAAGGGCTTGATCTATAAAGGAAAACGCTTAGTCAATTGGGATCCACAATTATTAACTGCTGTCTCTGATCTTGAAGTTATTAACCAAGAAGAACAAGGCAGCTTATGGACTATTCTTTATCCGCTTGCAGACTCACCTGATTTATTTTTATCCGTTGCTACAACGCGGCCAGAAACCTTATTAGGTGATGTGGCCGTTGCCGTCCACCCTGACGATCCACGCTTTCAAAAATTCATTGGAAAAAAATTACAGCTTCCATTAAGCGATCGATTAATTCCTATTGTTGCAGATAACAGTGTCGATCCTGCCTTTGGTAGCGGCTGCGTTAAAATAACACCTGCACATGACTTTAATGATTATGCCTTAGCACAACGCCATCATTTAGAAAGTATTAATATTTTTACGCCTAACGCACATCTCAATGAATCGGTCCCAAAATCTTATCAAGGACTGGAACGTTTTGAAGCACGACAAAGAATTGTCAAAGATTTAGAAGCCCTGGGATTATTAGAAAAAATAGAAGCGCATACCTTAAAAATTCCGCGCGGTGATCGTTCTGGCGTTATTATAGAACCCTATCTCACGGATCAATGGTTTATGTCTATGAAACCATTGGCAAAACCGGCGATCGATGCCATTCATAATGAAGAACTTGATTTTATCCCTGAAACCTGGCGAAAAGTTTCTTTACAGTGGCTAGAAAACATCGAAGATTGGTGTATTAGCCGACAACTTTGGTGGGGACATCGAATACCGGCTTGGTACGATGAAGAAGGCGAAATCTATGTAGGGCAGGATGAGGATAGCGTTCGAAAATATTATGCACTTCCTGATTCAATCGTACTTAAACAAGATGAAGATGTGCTAGACACTTGGTTTTCATCCGCTTTATGGCCTTTTGTTACCCTAGGTTGGCCAACCTCAACGCAGGAGCTAAAAACTTTTTATCCAACCAATGTGTTAGTAACAGGGTTTGATATCATTTTTTTCTGGGTGGTGCGCATGCTGATGATGGGCTTACACTTCATGGGTGAAGTCCCTTTTAAACAGGTTTATGTTACCGGGCTCATCCGCGATCATGATGGACAGAAAATGTCGAAATCAAAAGGAAATGTCTTAGATCCACTCGATGTGACACAAGGTATTAGTTTAGAAGCATTAATCAAGAAACGTTGCCAAGGTCTGATGCAACCCCAAATGGCGAAAAAAATCGAACAGGCTACACGTCAACAATTCCCCAAAGGTATTGCTGCTTTTGGTATGGATGCATTGCGTTTTACTTATTGTGCGCTTGCTTCACCCACACGCGATATTCGTTTTGATTTAAATCGCACGGAAGGTTATCGCAATTTTTGTAATAAACTGTGGAATGCCGCACGCTTTGTACTCATGCATACCGAAAATCAAACCGTTTGCAGTACACCGACTACCTTATCAATGCCAGTAAACCGTGCTTTTCGCTCACAATTACAATCGACCACGGCGGCTATGCATGCCCATTTTCAAACCTATCGCTTTGATTTAATGGCACAGACCATCTACGAATTCGTTTGGAATGAATTTTGTGACTGGTATTTAGAATTAGCTAAGCCCATGTTACTCAAAACCGATGCGCCCGAAGCGCAACAAGAAACACGTGCTAATTTAATCGAGATATTAGAAATCTGTTTACGCTTATTGCATCCTTTAATGCCCTTTATTACCGAAGAAATTTGGCAATCGATTGCGCCACTGGCTGGAAAAACCGGCGAAACAATCATGTTACAAGCGTATCCCCGCATTAATGAAGCGGAAAGAGATCCTTCTGCCGAAGAATCTTTAGCATGGATTAAGCAAGTGGTTACTACGATACGTACACTTCGTAGCGAAATGGGCATAGCACCTGGAAAGAAAATTCCTTTATTATTAGCCAAAGGTAATGAAAACGATCGTGAAAATAGTGTGCTGTTTGCCGCGGATATTATCAACCTAGCTAAACTCAGCGATATAAGCTGGCTTAATGAACAAAAGGCAGCAGAAACAACGGGGCCTAGTACTATGGGCTTAGTCGGTACATTGGAAATATTAATTCCTATGGCTGGACTCATCGATACAAATGCAGAAATACAGCGCCTAGAAAAAGAAATTAATAAAATCGAACAAGAAATTGGGCGTGCGCAGTCTAAATTAAGCAACAAGGCGTTTATAAGCAATGCGCCATCCGAGATTGTTGAGCAAGAAAATAAACGCCTCAGTGATTTTACTGCCCAGCAGTTAAAGTTACGCGAACAATTACAAAGTTTACAAAAAATATAA
- the dprA gene encoding DNA-processing protein DprA yields the protein MSGNADKHSSAKSILRDWLAVYTVPQCGFATVLKLLAVFSTPTALLSASPEALSAAGISNALIAGLKKPDWKRVDACLTWREKPGRHILHWQNDLYPPLLREVASPPLVLFVEGDVSVLKDYQLAIVGTRQPSPIGLEIAHSFASELSQQGFVVTSGLARGIDGASHQGCLAASGKTIAVLGSGIGQIYPRCHRGLALQIVEKGGALISEFFPDVSPRTEHFPRRNRIISGLSVGVVVIEAAMRSGSLITARYAAEQGREVFAVPGSIANPLSRGCHALLKQGASLVESSHDILLGLSFATGLFNVAMGPIEGSFTVTDRPDSKPGLDSDDIKLVECLGFETTTIDSLVMRTGLTADRLLARLALLELQGYISAVPGGYARK from the coding sequence TTGAGCGGGAACGCAGACAAACATTCAAGTGCGAAGAGTATCTTACGAGACTGGTTGGCAGTTTACACCGTGCCACAATGTGGTTTCGCAACGGTGTTGAAATTACTTGCTGTTTTTTCAACACCTACTGCATTACTCTCAGCATCACCCGAAGCATTATCTGCAGCAGGCATCAGTAACGCTTTAATAGCAGGGTTAAAAAAACCTGATTGGAAACGTGTTGATGCTTGCCTCACTTGGCGAGAAAAACCGGGCCGGCATATTCTGCATTGGCAGAATGATCTTTATCCACCCTTACTACGTGAAGTAGCCTCTCCACCTTTAGTTTTATTTGTTGAAGGTGATGTCTCTGTCCTTAAAGATTATCAATTGGCTATTGTGGGTACGCGTCAACCATCGCCAATAGGTTTAGAAATAGCCCATAGCTTTGCAAGTGAATTAAGCCAGCAAGGGTTTGTTGTTACGAGTGGTTTAGCACGCGGTATTGATGGCGCGAGCCATCAAGGGTGTTTAGCGGCAAGCGGTAAAACAATCGCTGTTTTAGGTTCCGGAATTGGTCAAATTTATCCTCGTTGCCATCGAGGATTAGCGTTGCAGATTGTAGAAAAAGGAGGCGCGCTTATTTCTGAATTTTTTCCCGATGTATCCCCAAGAACAGAACATTTTCCACGCCGCAATCGGATTATTAGTGGATTAAGTGTAGGCGTTGTTGTTATTGAGGCGGCGATGAGAAGTGGTTCCTTAATTACGGCACGTTATGCAGCGGAACAAGGACGTGAGGTTTTTGCTGTGCCGGGCTCTATTGCTAATCCTTTGAGTCGGGGTTGCCATGCGTTGTTAAAGCAAGGCGCTAGCCTTGTTGAAAGTAGTCATGATATTTTGCTTGGATTGTCTTTTGCAACGGGCTTGTTTAATGTGGCAATGGGTCCTATAGAAGGTAGTTTTACAGTAACGGATCGACCCGATTCAAAACCTGGGCTTGATTCTGACGATATAAAGCTTGTAGAGTGCCTGGGATTTGAAACGACGACAATAGATAGTTTAGTCATGCGAACCGGCTTGACGGCAGATAGGCTACTTGCTCGTTTAGCCTTACTTGAGTTACAAGGTTATATTAGTGCGGTCCCCGGGGGCTATGCGAGGAAATAA
- the dnaQ gene encoding DNA polymerase III subunit epsilon translates to MRQIILDTETTGREISAGHRVIEIGCLELIDRRLTKQHFHCYLNPGRDSEAGALAVHGLTTEFLQDKPLFSSIVDELLAFINGAELIIHNAPFDLSFLDNEIQLTKKNYKKVTHYCQVLDTLPLARQLHPGQRNSLDALCKRYEIDNSKRDKHGALLDAELLARVYLAMTGGQTNLFDDNQITNHPLTSTKNKKSVTMHELPILHANTEELSEHQRCLSTINKTAGHCLWLNSDSKDFH, encoded by the coding sequence ATGCGTCAAATTATTTTAGATACCGAAACGACGGGTAGAGAAATCAGTGCTGGACACCGCGTGATTGAAATTGGCTGCCTTGAATTAATCGATCGTCGATTAACAAAACAACATTTTCATTGTTATCTGAACCCAGGACGCGACAGCGAGGCAGGCGCACTGGCTGTGCATGGCTTAACCACCGAATTTCTTCAAGACAAGCCCTTATTTTCATCCATCGTTGATGAATTATTAGCATTCATCAACGGCGCTGAGTTAATTATCCATAATGCACCGTTTGATCTTTCTTTTCTCGATAATGAAATACAATTAACCAAAAAAAATTACAAAAAAGTAACTCATTATTGCCAAGTATTGGATACACTGCCTTTAGCACGGCAACTTCATCCCGGACAACGTAATAGTTTAGACGCCTTATGTAAACGTTATGAGATTGATAATTCTAAGCGTGATAAACACGGCGCGCTACTCGATGCTGAATTATTAGCGCGCGTTTATCTTGCGATGACCGGTGGCCAAACCAATCTATTTGACGATAATCAAATCACTAATCATCCACTCACCTCTACCAAAAATAAAAAGAGCGTTACTATGCACGAACTTCCTATCCTTCATGCCAATACAGAAGAGCTAAGCGAGCACCAACGCTGTTTATCAACGATTAATAAAACAGCAGGTCACTGCCTATGGCTTAACAGTGATTCAAAGGATTTTCATTAA
- the topA gene encoding type I DNA topoisomerase encodes MAKNLLIVESPAKAKTIKKYLGKDFEVLASYGHVRDLLPKEGAVDPVHDFAMTYALIEKNAKHVDMIVKAFKAADALYLATDPDREGEAIAWHVYEILKAKKLLNDKPVYRVVFHEITKAAVKAAVANPREIAMDLVNAQQARRALDYLVGFTLSPLLWKKVRRGLSAGRVQSPALRLIVEREEEIEAFKTQEYWTLTANTQAEQQNFFARLIEYNNEKLEQFSITTQTQAETIKSTLEKIAQGHLLVTKVEKKQRKRNPTAPFTTSTLQQEAGRKLGFTAQRTMRLAQQLYEGIDVGEGAVGLITYMRTDSVHLSNEALESIRGYIVQRYGENEVPESPRQFRTKSRNAQEAHEAIRPTHVEYAPEDIKAHLTPEQRKLYELIWKRAVASQMIHATINTVAVDLRAKDTSDHCFRANGSTIVNPGFMAVYLESQDESKAKSDEEGSMLPPLKEGDVVDLIDISADQHFTEPPPRYSEASLVKALEERDIGRPSTYVPIISTLQNREYVILDQKRFKPTDVGRVVNKFLTRYFMQYVDYDFTARLEDKLDQISRGELEWVPLLKDFWMPFKTLVETTEETVQRKDVTQEALDENCPKCAKPLSIRLGKRGRFIGCSGYPDCDYTRNMEGEVTTASEPEVVEGRVCPDCGHALHIKIGRYGKFIGCSYYPKCKQIEPLEKPADTGIECPECHKGSLLKRKSRYGKIFYSCSTYPTCTYAVWNEPVEQACPRCAWPVMTIKTTKRRGTEKVCPRKECGYAEPMESAPVE; translated from the coding sequence ATGGCAAAGAATCTATTGATTGTTGAATCGCCTGCAAAGGCTAAAACAATTAAAAAATATTTAGGTAAGGATTTCGAAGTCCTCGCTTCTTATGGGCACGTCCGTGATTTACTCCCTAAAGAAGGGGCTGTGGATCCAGTGCATGACTTCGCGATGACCTATGCGCTTATCGAGAAGAATGCCAAGCATGTGGATATGATCGTTAAGGCCTTCAAAGCAGCCGATGCACTTTATCTAGCAACTGACCCTGATCGAGAGGGTGAGGCTATTGCTTGGCATGTTTATGAAATCCTTAAAGCTAAAAAACTCTTAAACGATAAACCCGTCTATCGCGTTGTGTTTCATGAGATCACCAAGGCCGCTGTTAAAGCGGCCGTTGCGAATCCGCGTGAGATTGCGATGGATTTGGTCAATGCGCAGCAAGCACGCCGCGCTTTAGACTATCTGGTTGGTTTTACACTATCGCCACTACTTTGGAAGAAAGTACGTCGTGGATTGTCTGCGGGGCGTGTACAGAGTCCTGCGCTACGCTTAATTGTTGAGCGTGAAGAAGAAATAGAAGCGTTTAAAACACAGGAATATTGGACACTGACGGCGAATACTCAGGCCGAACAACAGAATTTTTTTGCGCGTTTGATCGAATATAACAATGAGAAACTTGAGCAGTTTAGTATCACAACGCAAACTCAAGCAGAAACAATAAAAAGCACCTTGGAAAAAATAGCACAAGGCCATTTGCTCGTCACAAAAGTTGAAAAGAAACAACGCAAACGTAATCCAACGGCTCCTTTTACAACCTCTACTTTACAACAAGAAGCCGGGCGTAAACTGGGTTTTACGGCACAGCGAACGATGCGTTTGGCGCAACAACTTTATGAAGGAATTGATGTAGGTGAAGGCGCGGTCGGGTTGATTACCTATATGCGTACCGATTCCGTTCATCTTTCTAATGAAGCCTTAGAATCTATTCGTGGATATATTGTACAACGTTATGGCGAGAACGAAGTGCCTGAATCGCCACGTCAGTTTCGTACTAAGAGCCGCAATGCACAAGAAGCGCATGAAGCAATCCGTCCTACCCATGTTGAATATGCACCTGAAGACATAAAAGCACATTTAACACCTGAACAGCGCAAGCTCTACGAATTAATATGGAAGCGTGCCGTTGCTTCGCAGATGATCCATGCGACGATTAATACGGTTGCTGTGGATTTGAGAGCGAAGGATACTTCAGATCATTGTTTTCGTGCGAATGGTTCTACCATCGTTAATCCGGGTTTTATGGCGGTTTATCTTGAAAGCCAAGATGAAAGCAAAGCAAAATCGGATGAAGAAGGCAGTATGTTACCGCCGCTGAAAGAAGGTGATGTTGTTGATTTAATAGACATCAGTGCGGATCAACATTTTACTGAACCGCCGCCACGCTATAGCGAAGCAAGTTTAGTTAAAGCCTTAGAAGAACGGGATATTGGTCGTCCTTCCACGTATGTGCCTATTATTTCAACGTTGCAAAATCGCGAATACGTTATATTGGATCAAAAGCGTTTTAAACCCACCGATGTTGGACGCGTGGTGAATAAGTTTTTAACGCGTTACTTTATGCAATATGTCGATTATGACTTTACTGCACGATTAGAAGATAAGCTGGATCAAATTTCCAGAGGCGAGCTAGAATGGGTGCCTTTGTTGAAGGATTTTTGGATGCCGTTTAAAACATTAGTAGAGACCACAGAAGAAACTGTGCAGCGTAAAGATGTAACACAAGAAGCTTTAGATGAAAACTGTCCTAAATGCGCTAAACCGCTATCAATACGTTTAGGAAAACGCGGCCGCTTTATTGGTTGTTCGGGTTATCCAGATTGTGACTATACACGCAATATGGAAGGGGAAGTGACAACAGCGAGCGAACCTGAAGTCGTAGAAGGGCGCGTTTGTCCCGATTGTGGCCATGCGTTACATATTAAAATAGGTCGTTACGGTAAATTTATTGGTTGTAGTTATTATCCAAAATGTAAACAGATAGAGCCCTTGGAAAAACCAGCGGATACGGGCATTGAATGCCCTGAATGCCATAAAGGCAGCTTACTGAAACGAAAGTCACGTTACGGTAAGATTTTTTATTCGTGTTCTACTTACCCAACCTGTACCTATGCGGTATGGAATGAACCGGTTGAGCAAGCTTGTCCACGTTGCGCGTGGCCAGTGATGACAATTAAGACAACTAAGCGACGGGGCACAGAAAAAGTATGCCCACGTAAAGAATGTGGCTATGCGGAGCCTATGGAGTCTGCGCCAGTAGAGTAA
- the nhaA gene encoding Na+/H+ antiporter NhaA, which translates to MRKLFNQFTQLQTAGGILLGIATLIALFLANSPLESYYQNLLQLTLTLGNLHLSFLHFVNDGLMTIFFFLVSLEIKRELIQGELNSINKALLPTMAAIGGMIVPAFFYLLINHGHSVNTPGWAIPMATDIAFSLGVLSLLNKKIPNSLKIFLTALAIIDDLGAILVIAIFYTQQIGWLYLILAFACLIALIALNYFDINRFLPYLLFALPLWLFILKSGVHATIAGVLFGLTIPLRNSKQQPSLLNKLERQLHPWIAYAILPVFAFANAGLSFTGLHWKTLAHPLPLGIIAGLFLGKQLGILSASWLAVKAKWAKLPHKANWQHIYGTALICGIGFTMSLFIANLAFSDGETSSLVRLGVLSGSALSGILGYFVLFFSKTKSKMENSAQATILS; encoded by the coding sequence ATGCGTAAGTTATTTAATCAGTTTACACAACTACAAACAGCCGGCGGAATACTTTTAGGTATTGCTACACTGATTGCTTTATTTCTCGCCAACTCACCCTTAGAAAGCTATTACCAAAACCTATTACAGCTAACTCTCACTTTAGGAAACTTGCATCTCTCATTTTTGCACTTCGTTAACGATGGCTTAATGACTATTTTCTTTTTTTTAGTCAGTTTAGAAATAAAACGTGAGCTGATACAAGGTGAACTTAATAGCATCAATAAAGCGCTGTTACCTACGATGGCAGCTATTGGAGGGATGATAGTACCTGCATTTTTCTATTTACTCATTAATCATGGACACTCTGTAAACACACCGGGCTGGGCCATTCCAATGGCAACCGATATCGCTTTTTCCTTAGGCGTGCTCTCACTACTTAATAAAAAAATTCCTAATTCCTTAAAGATTTTTTTAACCGCCTTAGCCATTATCGACGATCTGGGCGCTATTCTTGTTATTGCAATTTTTTATACACAACAGATCGGTTGGCTTTACTTAATCCTTGCTTTTGCCTGCCTCATCGCTTTAATCGCGTTAAATTATTTTGATATTAATCGCTTTCTGCCCTATCTGCTATTCGCACTACCTTTATGGTTGTTTATTCTTAAATCTGGCGTGCATGCAACCATTGCGGGTGTACTATTTGGCCTCACTATTCCATTGCGCAACAGCAAGCAACAACCGTCCTTATTAAACAAATTAGAACGTCAACTACACCCTTGGATTGCTTACGCTATTTTGCCAGTTTTTGCCTTTGCTAATGCGGGTTTATCGTTTACTGGATTGCATTGGAAAACATTAGCGCATCCTTTACCGTTAGGCATTATCGCTGGATTATTTCTTGGTAAACAGCTTGGAATTCTTAGTGCAAGTTGGTTAGCAGTAAAAGCCAAGTGGGCAAAATTACCCCATAAGGCAAACTGGCAACATATCTATGGCACTGCTTTAATTTGCGGTATTGGTTTCACCATGAGTTTGTTTATTGCTAATCTTGCTTTTTCTGATGGCGAGACTTCTTCTTTGGTACGTCTAGGCGTTTTAAGTGGCTCTGCTTTATCAGGCATTCTTGGTTATTTCGTATTATTTTTTAGTAAAACAAAAAGTAAAATGGAGAACAGCGCTCAAGCTACGATCTTAAGCTAG
- a CDS encoding transglycosylase SLT domain-containing protein has translation MDLVTLILACSLYADNTVPYAMVQAGSGNKPLFVTVDKQSKQFKTESAAIAYTQEKIAQGKKVNIGLMQISSQWLPEVGAHAADLFRPCKNMVIATQIMNKLRLQCQTLAAHNPTLNVQTCMLSMYKTGNTQAGIPFANTVIAYADNHPFSPLAEKARDPGMLAAAAKPKPAALAANANTAPSEAS, from the coding sequence ATGGATCTAGTCACCCTTATTTTAGCTTGCAGTCTCTATGCAGACAATACTGTCCCCTATGCCATGGTACAAGCAGGAAGTGGAAATAAGCCATTGTTCGTCACGGTGGATAAGCAATCTAAACAATTTAAAACAGAATCTGCAGCCATTGCTTATACCCAAGAAAAAATAGCACAAGGCAAAAAGGTTAATATTGGCTTAATGCAAATTTCCAGCCAATGGCTCCCAGAAGTGGGCGCTCACGCAGCGGATTTATTCCGTCCCTGTAAAAATATGGTCATCGCCACGCAAATTATGAATAAGTTACGCCTACAATGTCAGACTTTAGCGGCGCATAATCCCACACTCAACGTTCAAACGTGTATGCTATCGATGTATAAAACAGGAAATACACAAGCTGGAATCCCGTTTGCAAACACGGTGATTGCTTATGCGGACAATCACCCTTTTTCTCCTTTAGCTGAAAAAGCACGTGACCCTGGCATGTTAGCCGCTGCCGCAAAACCCAAACCCGCTGCGCTAGCAGCGAATGCTAATACGGCGCCTAGTGAGGCTTCATAA
- a CDS encoding histidine triad nucleotide-binding protein: MDCIFCKIIKGELPTDKVYEDENILAFNDLHPRAPIHQLIVPKKHIATLNDLTEEDTELVGTMVQTARHLAEKANISQSGYRTVFNCNKDGGQEVFHLHLHLIGGRALHWPPG; this comes from the coding sequence ATGGACTGTATTTTTTGTAAAATAATTAAGGGTGAATTGCCAACTGATAAAGTTTATGAAGATGAAAATATCCTAGCATTCAACGATCTACATCCACGTGCACCTATTCATCAACTCATTGTTCCCAAAAAACATATCGCTACCTTAAACGATTTGACGGAAGAGGATACTGAGCTGGTTGGAACTATGGTGCAAACAGCACGTCACTTAGCCGAAAAAGCAAATATTTCCCAATCAGGCTATCGTACCGTTTTCAATTGTAATAAGGATGGCGGGCAAGAGGTTTTCCATTTGCACTTACACCTCATAGGGGGACGCGCCCTACACTGGCCTCCCGGTTAG